In one Kineococcus mangrovi genomic region, the following are encoded:
- a CDS encoding helix-turn-helix transcriptional regulator: MPARFLPLADVAETLAISSAQAYALVRTGELRAIKVGGRGQWRVEDSELEDYIQRMYAQTREIVLAGGEDHTA, encoded by the coding sequence GTGCCTGCTCGATTCCTCCCGCTCGCGGACGTCGCCGAGACGCTCGCGATCTCCTCGGCCCAGGCCTACGCCCTGGTCCGGACGGGTGAGCTGCGCGCCATCAAGGTGGGTGGGCGCGGCCAGTGGCGCGTCGAGGACAGCGAGCTGGAGGACTACATCCAGCGCATGTACGCCCAGACGCGCGAGATCGTGCTCGCCGGTGGCGAGGACCACACCGCCTGA